The Streptomyces griseiscabiei genomic sequence GGGAAGTAGTAGAGGGTCTCGAAGTACAGCGGGAGCCGGTCCTGGTAGGCGTAGTCGAAGCCCGCCTGCCGCGCGTACCAGTGGCTGCCGAACCGCAGCAGGGTGCCGAAGCCCCGGATGTCGCCGTCGCCGACCGCCAGCGCCACCTGGGCGTCGGCACCGAACGCGGCGATCATCTCGTGCAGCACCTGCTCGGTCTGCCCGGCGGTCCAGGTGTGGCCGTACTTGGCCATCAGCTCCGCCTCCAGCGCGCCGAGCCGGGGCACGAGACCGGCGCTCAACGGCTCGATCCGCAGTTCGATGCCGGCCTCCCGCACCCGGCGCCGCTCGGTGAGGATCCGGCGGCGGCGGCGCGCGGAGACCAGGGTCAGATACTCGTCGAAGCCGCCGGGGCCCACGCGCAGCGAGCTGTAGCGGCCCGAGTCGTGGTGCGCGTAGCCCCGTTCGCCGAGGATCTGCCGCAGCAGGGTGTCGCCGTCCTCCACGAAGGGGTACGCCACCGAGGCCGCGCCCCGCTCGGCGGCGAGCCGTTCGGCCTCGGCGACCAGCGCCTCCACCTGGTCCCGGCCGGTGCCGGCGAGCCTCGGCACCCGGCTGCGCCCCATGTGCCGCCCTCCGCACACCAGCGTGGGCAGCAGGCTCTCGGCGGGGCTCGCGGGCAGCGCCGCGAGGATCTCGGCGGCGCCCTCGCGACCGGCCTCGGCGGCGGCCCGCAGCATGGTGTCCGGGCGGCCGAGGACCCAGGGCGCGGTGTCGTCGGCCAGGGCGGTGGCG encodes the following:
- a CDS encoding GNAT family N-acetyltransferase, which translates into the protein MSTEPTVAPPAVRAFSRAADLPRADWAELLRPEDLFLGERWLAVAERTAGSPMRYLLLDEDGRTVAGLATALADDTAPWVLGRPDTMLRAAAEAGREGAAEILAALPASPAESLLPTLVCGGRHMGRSRVPRLAGTGRDQVEALVAEAERLAAERGAASVAYPFVEDGDTLLRQILGERGYAHHDSGRYSSLRVGPGGFDEYLTLVSARRRRRILTERRRVREAGIELRIEPLSAGLVPRLGALEAELMAKYGHTWTAGQTEQVLHEMIAAFGADAQVALAVGDGDIRGFGTLLRFGSHWYARQAGFDYAYQDRLPLYFETLYYFPVEAAARFGIEAIHYGLGSEEAKLSRGCTAETQHSYLLPLTRPSRNTHV